AGTTCCCCACCCTGACCGCCGCCGGGGACGCCGTCGCGGAGATCACCGCCGCCGGTCACGCCCCGTCCGCGCTGGAGCTGCTCGACCGGGCGACGTCGGACGCGGTGGTGGCGTACGGGCATCCGCTGCTGAAGGCGGGCAGCGCGGCCACGCTGATCGTGGAGTGCGACTCCGCCGACCCGGCGGCCGACCTGACGGCGATCGAGGCGCTGTGCCGGGCGGCGGGCGCGGAAAACGTGGAGACGGCGGCGGACGGCGACGCGGCCCGGAGCATCATAGAGGCCCGCAGGCTGGTCGGTCCGGCGCTGGCTGCGTACGCCGCGACGAAGGGCGACGCGATGACCTCCTTCATCGAGGACGTGGCCGTGCCGCGCTCCCAACTGGCCCGGTTCGTCGGCCTGATCGAGGACATCGCCGCCCACCACCGGCTGACGGTCTTCACGCTCGGGCACGCGGGTGACGGCAATCTGCACCCGACCGTCGTCTTCGACGAGTCGGACCCGGACGAGTTCCGGCGGGCGCAGACCGCGTACGACGACATCATGGCCGCCGGTCTCGCCCTCGGCGGCACCAGCACCGGCGAGCACGGCATCGGCACCCTCAAGCGGGACTGGCTGGAGCGTGAACTCGGCCCGGTCTCCCTGGAGTTGCAGCGCGGCCTCAAACGCCTCTTCGACCCGAAGAACCTGCTCAACCCCGGAAAGGTCGTCACGGCATGACGCTGCCCGCCGCCGCCCCGCACACCATCACCGGCCAGGACGCCTCCACTCCCCCGCCACCCGTGCGGGCGGGCCGTGCCGAGACGGTGCGGTTCGTCGCCACCCACACGCTGCCCGCGTTCGCCCGGGGTCTGGTCAGCCTCCGCCATCCGGTGGTGTCGCTGTACGCGAAGGTGCGCCAGCCCGCCTGGTCGAACGCCACGCTGCGGGCCATGAAGCAGCGGC
This is a stretch of genomic DNA from Streptomyces sp. NBC_00237. It encodes these proteins:
- a CDS encoding FAD-binding oxidoreductase, whose translation is MSLSTASATLLSRLAAVLPARALLTDPGQLAAHARDSAPFSEYGTPAAVVVPRSVKQVEQVMALAYEAGVPVVPQGARTGLAGAANAVDGCLVLSLAAMDRILEIDPANRLVRCEPGVVTKHLAEAVAEHGLSYPPDPASWERCTVGGNIATGAGGICCVKYGVTADYVLGLDLVLPDGRRMRTGHDTVKGVAGYDLTHLIVGSEGTLAVVVGATLALRPARPPALSLLAQFPTLTAAGDAVAEITAAGHAPSALELLDRATSDAVVAYGHPLLKAGSAATLIVECDSADPAADLTAIEALCRAAGAENVETAADGDAARSIIEARRLVGPALAAYAATKGDAMTSFIEDVAVPRSQLARFVGLIEDIAAHHRLTVFTLGHAGDGNLHPTVVFDESDPDEFRRAQTAYDDIMAAGLALGGTSTGEHGIGTLKRDWLERELGPVSLELQRGLKRLFDPKNLLNPGKVVTA